The Desmonostoc muscorum LEGE 12446 genome includes a region encoding these proteins:
- a CDS encoding cytochrome c oxidase subunit 3 produces MDSYINSHELHQTEAEHSHDEEGNKMFGFIVFLLSESVIFLSFFAGYIIYKTTTPNWLPVGVSGLEVKEPAINTVVLVASSFVIYLAERALQRHDLVKFRLFLVATMAMGTYFLVGQAIEWNGLDFGFTSGVFGGTFYLLTGFHGLHVFTGILLQLIILVRSFIPGNYDTGHFGVNATSLFWHFVDVIWIILFILIYVWQ; encoded by the coding sequence ATGGACAGTTATATCAATTCACATGAATTACATCAGACAGAAGCAGAACATAGCCACGATGAAGAAGGCAACAAAATGTTTGGCTTCATTGTATTCTTACTGTCTGAAAGTGTAATTTTCCTAAGTTTTTTCGCCGGATATATCATCTACAAAACAACAACTCCTAACTGGCTACCTGTCGGTGTTTCTGGACTAGAAGTAAAAGAACCGGCAATCAATACAGTAGTTCTTGTTGCTAGTAGCTTTGTGATTTACTTAGCAGAACGCGCCCTTCAACGCCATGATTTAGTGAAATTTCGCCTGTTTCTTGTAGCAACAATGGCGATGGGAACTTACTTTTTGGTTGGACAAGCGATTGAATGGAATGGCCTCGACTTTGGCTTCACCTCAGGGGTATTTGGTGGCACGTTCTATTTGCTCACAGGCTTCCACGGTTTGCACGTTTTCACTGGTATTTTGTTGCAGTTGATTATTTTAGTGCGATCGTTTATTCCTGGTAACTACGACACAGGTCACTTTGGCGTTAATGCAACTTCATTGTTTTGGCATTTCGTCGATGTCATCTGGATTATTTTGTTTATCCTCATTTATGTTTGGCAGTAA
- the ctaD gene encoding cytochrome c oxidase subunit I, with translation MTNVPIDGISIASENSHHESPGDWKRYFSFSTDHKVIGIQYLVTSFVFFLVGGIFAMVIRGELMTPESDLVDRTVYNGMFTMHGTVMLFLWTFPSLVGFANYLVPLMIGARDMAFPRLNAVAFWMVPVVGILLMSSFFIPGGPAQAGWWAYPPVSLQNPTGNLINGQVLWLLAVAVSGVSSIMGAVNFVTTIVKMRAPGMGFFKMPLFVWAVFSAQIIQLFGLPALTAGAVMLLLDLTAGTAFFDPARGGNPVMFQHYFWFYSHPAVYVIILPIFGIFSEIFPVYARKPLFGYKVVAVSSILIAVVSGIVWVHHMYVSGTPGWMRLIFMLTTMFVSVPTGIKVFAWVATIWGGKLRLTTPMLFALGGLIMFVFAGITGIMLSSVPVDVHVNNTYFVVGHFHYVLYGTVTMGLYAAIYHWFPKMTGRMYHEGWGKIHFWLTFIGTNLNFLPMHPLGLQGMLRRVASYAPEYAFWNIIASVGGFLLGVSTLPFIFNMVISWMQGEKAPNNPWRAIGLEWLVSSPPSVENFEEIPIIVSEPYGYGKSEPLTANFPE, from the coding sequence ATGACTAATGTTCCTATTGACGGCATTAGTATCGCCAGTGAGAATTCTCACCATGAATCTCCAGGCGACTGGAAGCGATACTTCAGCTTTAGCACTGACCATAAAGTTATTGGTATCCAATATCTCGTTACCTCATTTGTCTTCTTTCTCGTCGGCGGTATCTTTGCAATGGTGATTCGGGGAGAACTAATGACACCCGAATCAGATTTAGTCGATCGCACTGTCTACAATGGCATGTTTACCATGCACGGCACCGTGATGCTGTTTTTGTGGACATTTCCCTCGCTGGTTGGTTTTGCCAACTATCTAGTGCCCTTGATGATTGGGGCGCGAGATATGGCATTTCCCCGTCTCAATGCCGTTGCTTTTTGGATGGTGCCAGTAGTCGGGATTCTCTTGATGAGCAGTTTCTTTATTCCTGGTGGCCCAGCCCAAGCAGGCTGGTGGGCTTATCCCCCAGTCAGTCTCCAGAATCCCACAGGAAACTTAATCAATGGTCAAGTCCTCTGGCTGCTGGCGGTGGCGGTGTCAGGTGTGTCTTCAATTATGGGGGCAGTTAACTTTGTCACCACAATTGTGAAAATGCGTGCCCCAGGAATGGGCTTCTTCAAGATGCCCTTGTTTGTCTGGGCAGTATTTAGCGCCCAAATTATCCAACTATTTGGACTACCTGCACTCACAGCAGGTGCAGTAATGCTGCTACTCGACCTCACCGCTGGCACTGCCTTTTTCGACCCTGCTAGGGGCGGGAATCCAGTGATGTTTCAGCATTACTTCTGGTTCTACTCCCACCCCGCCGTTTACGTGATAATTTTGCCTATCTTTGGCATTTTCTCGGAAATATTCCCAGTTTATGCCCGTAAACCCCTATTTGGTTACAAAGTCGTTGCCGTTTCATCCATCTTGATTGCTGTAGTCAGCGGTATTGTTTGGGTACACCACATGTACGTCAGCGGTACACCTGGTTGGATGCGGTTGATTTTTATGCTGACAACGATGTTTGTATCTGTCCCCACGGGAATTAAAGTGTTTGCTTGGGTGGCAACTATTTGGGGCGGTAAGTTGCGGTTGACTACCCCAATGCTGTTTGCCTTGGGTGGATTAATCATGTTTGTTTTCGCCGGCATCACAGGGATTATGCTTTCCTCAGTGCCAGTGGATGTCCACGTTAACAATACCTACTTTGTCGTGGGACACTTCCACTACGTCCTCTACGGCACCGTGACGATGGGCTTGTATGCTGCCATCTATCACTGGTTCCCCAAAATGACCGGTCGGATGTACCACGAGGGTTGGGGCAAAATACACTTCTGGTTAACCTTCATCGGCACCAACCTCAACTTTTTGCCCATGCATCCCTTAGGATTGCAAGGAATGTTACGCCGAGTTGCTTCCTACGCCCCAGAGTATGCATTCTGGAATATCATCGCTAGCGTCGGCGGATTTCTCTTAGGAGTATCCACCCTGCCCTTCATTTTCAACATGGTGATTTCTTGGATGCAAGGCGAGAAAGCACCCAATAACCCCTGGCGGGCAATTGGACTAGAGTGGTTAGTTTCTTCACCACCCTCAGTAGAAAACTTTGAAGAGATTCCCATCATTGTCTCTGAACCCTACGGCTACGGTAAATCAGAACCGTTGACAGCTAACTTCCCAGAATAA
- a CDS encoding cytochrome c oxidase subunit II: MKIQKILNILTLLTGAIAVTATSLWIGKQAYSWLPPQAAAESQLIDNLISFLVTLGSFIFLGVTSTLMYSVIFHRAVKDDFTDGPAIEGNVTLEVVWTAIPILLVFWIAGYSYQVYEQMGIQGPSQLVHLHNPLGIESAYAATKDSPDTALAEPVEKIDVLAKQWAWVFHYPEKDVTSTELHLPSDRRVRLALNSQDVLHGFYIPAFRLKQDIIPNHAIDFEFTPIRPGQYRLTDSQYSGTYFATMQANVVVESPEDYQKWLSQAATQKPSPAKNQAASEYAQTSNQSVQTGWATVAPAAPPLVNSPG, translated from the coding sequence ATGAAAATCCAGAAGATTTTAAATATTTTGACGCTGCTTACAGGTGCGATCGCGGTGACTGCTACTAGTCTCTGGATCGGCAAGCAGGCTTACTCTTGGCTTCCTCCACAAGCAGCAGCTGAATCCCAACTAATTGATAATTTGATTAGTTTCTTAGTAACCCTTGGTAGCTTCATCTTCTTGGGAGTAACGAGTACTCTGATGTATTCTGTGATCTTCCATCGGGCGGTTAAAGATGACTTTACCGACGGCCCCGCAATTGAAGGTAATGTCACCTTAGAAGTTGTCTGGACAGCAATTCCAATTTTGTTGGTGTTTTGGATTGCGGGTTACAGCTACCAAGTCTACGAACAAATGGGAATTCAAGGCCCGTCCCAACTAGTTCACCTGCATAATCCGTTGGGAATAGAATCAGCTTATGCAGCAACGAAAGACTCACCAGATACGGCTTTAGCTGAACCAGTAGAAAAAATTGACGTATTAGCCAAACAATGGGCGTGGGTATTTCATTACCCAGAGAAAGATGTCACCAGTACTGAATTGCATTTACCGAGCGATCGCCGGGTGCGCTTAGCGCTAAACTCACAAGACGTTCTGCACGGCTTTTACATTCCTGCATTTCGCCTCAAGCAGGATATTATTCCCAACCATGCGATCGACTTTGAATTTACTCCCATCCGTCCCGGCCAATACCGATTGACCGATTCCCAATACAGCGGCACATATTTTGCCACCATGCAGGCAAATGTGGTTGTTGAATCTCCTGAAGATTACCAAAAATGGCTTTCCCAAGCTGCAACTCAAAAGCCATCCCCAGCCAAGAATCAGGCGGCTTCTGAATATGCTCAAACATCCAATCAATCAGTCCAAACTGGTTGGGCTACAGTAGCCCCTGCTGCACCTCCTCTAGTCAATTCTCCTGGTTGA
- a CDS encoding DUF2231 domain-containing protein: MNSELIDQLNGQLGANGLPYTIPIHPNLVHLTLGLFIIGMTFDIVGVLFPFQKWVFKFLGITVERDNFFEVGWYNMFASCIITFFTVGAGFYEMLLATPPADVKSAWGLQAMETMLWHGVGGVFLLAVIVAMTIWRGWQRFVWSKQEYRQTDRQVQWIYLFAGIAIMFIMYIHGTLGAQLAAEFGVHNTADKLLRLGQDLNTTLK, from the coding sequence ATGAACTCAGAACTGATTGACCAATTGAACGGACAACTAGGCGCAAACGGACTACCTTATACAATTCCCATTCATCCCAACTTAGTCCATCTGACACTGGGTTTATTTATCATTGGCATGACCTTTGATATAGTTGGTGTCTTGTTTCCCTTCCAAAAATGGGTCTTTAAATTTTTGGGAATTACTGTGGAACGTGACAACTTCTTTGAAGTTGGCTGGTACAACATGTTCGCTTCCTGCATCATTACATTTTTCACAGTGGGAGCAGGTTTTTACGAAATGCTGTTGGCAACACCACCAGCTGATGTGAAAAGTGCCTGGGGATTGCAGGCAATGGAAACCATGCTCTGGCATGGTGTCGGTGGTGTGTTCTTATTAGCCGTGATTGTTGCCATGACCATCTGGAGAGGATGGCAGCGCTTCGTTTGGAGCAAACAAGAATATAGACAGACAGATAGACAAGTGCAATGGATCTATCTGTTCGCAGGCATAGCAATCATGTTCATTATGTACATCCACGGCACACTAGGAGCGCAATTAGCCGCCGAGTTTGGTGTACACAACACAGCAGATAAATTACTGCGACTAGGCCAAGACCTCAACACAACACTCAAATAA